The genomic DNA GGAATGAACATTTCAAGTATAAGCAAGGCTAGACCGATGATAAACAACAGCCACGTCTCGGAACCTGCAAAGCCAGCAATATAATTGCCGAAAAAGTACAAACCAAATCCGAGCACGCCTAAAATTCCTGGCACTCCAAAGCCTGGTACGATTAGTTCAATGACAATCCCCGCGATACCGATAAATAAAAGCAATGTCTGCACAATCGGGTTGGTCAATATCTCGGCTGCTTTTTCAGCCCATGTCCGCTCCACGTGAAATACATCATCTGTGCTATAGCCCATCCACTGAATAACTTCTTGTTCTGAAGAGGCGATGTGATCCGCATAGCCCAGTTTAAGTGCTTCCTCGCTGGTTAAAGAAATGATCTGACCTTTTTCTTTATTAAAGTTCAGCTCCGGTATAGCTACAGAAATTTGGGAGTCTACCATACCTCTCGCAATATCCGGGTTACGTCCGCCGGATTCTGCAGCAGATGCCATGCTGCTCTTCCACCAAGCCACCGTTTTCGGGTCAGTGATAGCTTGCCCACTGCCGTTCACTAACGCTGCTGCTCCAATGATGCTGCCCGGCTTCATGACAATTTTGTTTGCGCTTAACGCAATATAGCTTCCCGCAGAGGCCGCTTCGCCTCTTACATAGGCTACGGTCGGAATCGTGCTGTCTTTAATCAGCTTGCCCAGCTTTTCCGCTGTGTCTACCCGTCCGCCTGGCGTATTAATATCCAGTACAATGAGGCCTGCTTTGGACTCCACTGCTTCTGCAAAGCCGCGTTCCATAAAGCTGACAAGCCCTTGTTCAATTTCCTGATCCACCGGTATAACGAACACAGAACCGCCTTTCACAGCGGCCGCTGCTGATCCCGAATGGAATAACGGCAACAGCAAAACGGATATCATGATCCACATGGTCCAAAAGATCATTTTGCGCCCGGAGTGGTGATGTTCTCTATGCATTACTCTCCCCCCTTTCGATCTTTCTATGTTATAGCATATCAAATTTTGTCAGGTAAACCATACAGTTTTCAGGAT from Paenibacillus sp. FSL R10-2782 includes the following:
- a CDS encoding nodulation protein NfeD, with translation MHREHHHSGRKMIFWTMWIMISVLLLPLFHSGSAAAAVKGGSVFVIPVDQEIEQGLVSFMERGFAEAVESKAGLIVLDINTPGGRVDTAEKLGKLIKDSTIPTVAYVRGEAASAGSYIALSANKIVMKPGSIIGAAALVNGSGQAITDPKTVAWWKSSMASAAESGGRNPDIARGMVDSQISVAIPELNFNKEKGQIISLTSEEALKLGYADHIASSEQEVIQWMGYSTDDVFHVERTWAEKAAEILTNPIVQTLLLFIGIAGIVIELIVPGFGVPGILGVLGFGLYFFGNYIAGFAGSETWLLFIIGLALLILEMFIPSFGILGILGSISLVAGVVRAAYNMQHAFISLGIAFAAAVAVVAIIGIAFKDRGIWNRFILKESLTADQGFSSVVNREVLLGQRGVSLTPLRPAGTVLIADERVDVVTNGEFIATDMPIIVSKVEGGRIVVKADTSV